The Phaeobacter gallaeciensis DSM 26640 genomic sequence CATGATCCGCTCCACGGCGTCAGCAACAGGCTCCAAGGCGACGGCCATGTGATAGGCGTTTGCATGGATCATGGTTTCGGGGTCCTGCATCAGTGCCACGTGTCCCTTCCAGAACAGCAGGTCACCTCGTCGCAGATCGCTGGGCACCGCTGTGTTGCCGAGCGGGATGTTATCGCCCAACTCACGCTCCTGCTGGTTACTGTCGCCGGGGCAAGCCACCCCGCAGGCCAGCATCGCAGCCTGAACCAGACCGGAACAGTCGATGCCCCAGCGGCTGTTGCCGCCCCATAGATAAGGGGTTCCAAGAAACAGCTGCGCAACGGCGACCGGATCCCTGTCGGGCTGGGAAATTGGCCGCAGATGATGCAGAGGGACGTAGCCGTGATTTGTTTCGGCAAATTTGCTGCCTAGGCTGGAAACGCGCAGCCTGCTGCTATGGCTGAGGCTGCAGAGATCTGCGGATTTCATATCTGCCGCGCTGTAGGCATGGGTCGCCGCAGTGCAGACCTGATGGGTGACGGGGTCTGTGGGTTGCTCGAGCGAGGAAGTCGGGACATAGCCGACGTAGCGATCTGCAGCCGCCTGTACGAAGGCCCAGCCGTCATGGGCACCATAGATGGTGACCTCAGCCCCGAGCAGCAGTTGCCGGTCCCTTGGTCCGTCTGGGCGACGCAGGAGATTCACCACTGGCAGACAAATCTGTGCAGGTTGGCCTCCAACGATTTGTCTGCCGTCAGGATCTAACGCCAGATGTGCGGCGATCACGCGGTCGTTTGCGGGCGTGCGGCGAGGATCCATCGTCTTATCCTTCAGAGTTTCAGCATCTGAGGGAGCGCCTCGAACACAGCGCGCGCGCCCTGCAGTGCGCCACCTTTGGGCCGAGCGGGTGCTGCGCTTGGGGTCCAGCCATAGATATCGAAGTGCATATAGCGGTGTTCTCCGGCAAAACGGCGCAGGAACAGGGCTGCGGTGATTGAGCCGGCGAAGCCGCCGCTGGGCGCATTGTCCAGATCGGCAATCTGCGGTTCGATCATCGCCTCATAGGGCGCGTGGAAGGGCATGCGCCAGACCGGGTCAGCGACCGCAGCTGCTGCTGCGCCGATGGCATCCGCATCAGCGTCAACATCGGTATAAAACGGCGCAAGGTCCGGGCCGACGGCGACGCGGGCGGCCCCCGTCAATGTTGCCATGGAAATCAGCAGATCCGGTGTGTCCTCCGCCGCATAGGCCAGTGCATCGGCCAGAACCAGCCGACCTTCGGCATCGGTATTGTTGATCTCAACGGTCAACCCGTTGCGGGCGGTCAGCACATCACCGGGGCGGAACGCGTTGGCAGAGACACTGTTCTCGACCGCCGGGATAAGCACACGCAATGCGACGGGCAGCTGCAGCGCCATGATCATATGAGCCAGTCCCAATACATTGGCCGCGCCGCCCATATCTTTCTTCATCAGCCCCATACTGCTGCCGGGTTTGAGGTTCAGCCCGCCAGTGTCAAAACAGACGCCTTTACCCACAAGTGTCAGCTTGGGGCCGGTACTGCCCCAGCGCATCTCCAGCAAGCGCGGTCGGCGGTCAGAGGCGCGGCCGACGGTATGGATCATCGGAAAATTCTGCGTCAGTAGATCCTGATCTGCGATCACGTCGAGGCTTGCACCATGCCGGTCAGCTAGGGCCTGTGCTGCGTTCTGCAGCTCAGCCGGACCCATGTCTGCCGCAGGTGTGTTGATTAGATCCCGTGTCAGAAACTCCCCGGCAGCGAGGGCTTCGAGCCGGGCATTATCCACACCCTCGGGCGCAATCAGATGTGCCTCGGCGTCTCGCCCGCTTTTGTAGCGGTCAAACCTGTACTGGGCGAGCAGCCAACCCAGACACTCTGCTGGGCGGTCCTTTTGGGCAATACCTTCGGCGAGATGATATGTGCCCTTGGGCAGTTTGGACAGTGCACTGGCTAGAATAAATCGGCGCCGCGTGCGATCTTTCTCGGTACCATATCCGACCAAGGCCTGCCGTGGCTGGCCATCTTTGCCCGGGAGCGTAAGGACCTGCCCAATGGCACCGTTAAATCCGTTTGCACGTGCCCAGTTGGCGGTTTCAGCCGACGCCTTGGCCAGCCAGCTCTCGCAGCTCTCCTGACTCAGCACGTGCAAAGCGATGCTTGCGGTGTCCGGTTTGGCAAAAGCAGGATGCTTGGCAGAGGGCATAACAGGATACTCCGGCTCGGGGGGCGATTTGATCGTCACAGTATCTGTCACAGCGCTATCTGCAAGCCCTGCAATTGCCGAGGCGACCCGCTGTTTCCAGCGGGCGCCATTCGTGAATTGTTGTGGATAGAACGCCAATGAGGGCCCTGGAAAGAGCCCGGACGCATTACATACGCCACAACGAAACCAATAGGTGATGCGCAGTCCACCTTGGGTCTGACAGATGGAGACAGGCTCCGTCGGCGGCAGATCCGCTGTCAGATGTATCTGAGCACGTGTCCCCCCCCAGGATCACGCGTCAGACCGAAAGGTCTTGCTGCTCCCAGACGGCGGTCAGAGACCGTTCTCCAATCCGCATCAGTCGGAACAGCGTCGCCGCCACTGCGGCAAAATCGTCGATATCAATTGCCCCGGTTACGTCACGGGCAACCTGCGCCATTGCCGTCATGCCGATCTGGTCAGCGATGGCGATCAGCGATCGCGCGCTTTTGCGCAGATTGGGCATATCATTCTGGCGCCATAACCGCTCGCAGTGAGACAGCCGTACGGCCAGTTCCTCAATCGCGCGACAGACCACATCTTCGGCCCCTGCTTCGCCAAGTTGCGCATAGAGATCCGACAATTTGTCGGAATCCAGGCGCACGTTTTCTTTGTGTATTACAGTGAGTATTTGAGCCACCACATTAAACCCCATATATTCATGCCCCCACGGCACGGGCCAAACTTGCGCTTCAGAAGTTGTCAAAAGGTTTCCAAGCGGATGGTCAAATCTCTCGAATTTGCTAACAATCCTTGGTAACAGACCCGCCAAATGCCAATTGAGGATCAGCATATGCAATTTGCAAAACCCCTGCCAAGCTATCTGGTGACGCGCTATCACGGGTGGAAAGCCACGACCTATAGCGACAATCAGGGCTGGTACCGGCGGCTTGCCAGCGAGGGTCAGCGCCCGCGCGCGATGGTTATCTCCTGTTGTGACAGCCGGGTGCATGTCACCTCGATTTTCGGCGCCGATCAGGGCGAGTTCTTCATCCATCGAAATATCGCGAATCTGGTGCCGCCCTATCAGCCGGACGGTGACCACCACGGGACCAGTGCGACCGTCGAATATGCCGTCACCGTTCTGAAAGTGGCGCATCTGATCGTACTGGGGCATTCACAATGCGGCGGGGTACAGGGCTGTATTGATATGTGCAAAGGCCACGCGCCGGCCCTGGATGCCAAGGAGAGCTTCGTCGGGCGTTGGATGGATATCCTGAAACCGAAATTTTCACTGGTTGAGGATATCGAGGATATCGATACTCAGGCGCGTCAGTTCGAGCGTCAGGCGGTTGTGGCCTCGCTTGAAAACCTGATGACCTTCCCGTTCATCGACAGTGCCGTACGTGATGGCACATTGAGCCTGCATGGTCTGTGGACTGATATCGGCGAAGGTGGGCTGGAATGTTACGAACCGCGAAGCGGCAACTTCCAACCGGTCTGAGACCTGCAGCCGAACGGTAGCTCAGGGTGGGCCTCAGGCTGTTGCCCGGTCTGAGGCCGCCATTCGCAGTGCGGCTTGGGTATAGCCGCCAGAGGCGCCATCGATGAAGTGAACATGATCGTCGCGCATCGCTGATGGAACAATGCAGGTCACCAGCGCCTCATCCTGTTCGTGGAGCCCGTATCGTGCATGACCGGCGGTCGCGGCTTTCTCCAGGATCCGCGTAATGTCGTCGCGCACGTGTGGCGGGCAGTCGAGTGTCAGCTTAAGGCCATCGTCGAATTTTCGGAAATCGGCATTGGCCACCAGCATCCTGCGATAATGCTGCGCATCAAAACTGCCAAGCGGGCGCTTTCGGCTAAGGGCATACGCGGCCAATGTTGTCTGAATAAACAGCTGGGCCTTGCGCAGGATCAAAGCAGTTTTCCCGCGTGAGATCTTGGCCTCAAGGGTAAGGCCCGGCGGTGGGAAGCTAAAGCTTGGCCCCCCTTCCGGTACCGGATGGCCATTGCGCTGTAGCTGATCCGCCACGGCGAGAATATCACCGGCAATTTTTGCAAAATCCTTGGCAGAGGCTGTCGGTTCGGGTTGCACCACTACCGAAAGGATCAGACCGTTGCGGGCCGGAATTGTGTTCCAGCGGCAAGACAGGCCAGTCAGATCTGGTGGATCGGGCAGTGGGGCAGGCGGCACCTCAAACCCGCCGTGCTTCATTTGCCGTTCGGCCCAGTTCAGGCCACCGCCCGCGAACATCGCATAGTCAGCGGCTTCGGATACAGCATAGCGGGCGACAGCAACATCTAGCCCCTCGGCCCGGATCCAAGACACCGGGAGCAGTGCCGCGCGCAAGTCAATATCAAACTCCGCACTGGCCCAGCTGCGCAGGCGAGCCAGAGTGTCACGGGCAATGTCGGCATGTTCAGGACCAACTGCAAAGGAGGCCCCGTCACCGCCAAACACATAAGGAAACGGCACACCCTGCAAGGCGTTTATCATGGCTGCGATCACCGAGGCTCCGATGGTATTCACCGTCTTGTAACGCCCGGATGCGATCAGATCGGTGGAATTGACGATATCGCAGCAGCCTACCATCCAGTCTCTGGGCAGTGGTGTAAACGCGCCGGCCCGCGTCAGGCCGGCGAAATCGCGGCTGGGCGAGAGGCTTTGGTAGAAACCATCCTGTGTCATATGCGATCCGTTCATCCTGCAGACACCATAGCCTAGCGCGGCTGCGACGCACGACCAATCACGGCTAAGTGGTTTCGCGCTCTTGTGAATTGGTGCGAAATCGCCACTGTGGACCGATCAGATTTCCGGTCCGGGTCATGTGCCGGGTCGCGCAGCTCATTCGGGGGATTTCATGCAGGTGGGGCTGATTATTTTATGTCTGGGCTATGTGCTCAGCCAGTTCTTTCGGGCATTTCTGGCGGTGCTCAGTTCTGCCCTTCAAACTGATCTGGGCGCCTCGCCTGAGGATCTTGCCTTTGCCTCCGGGCTCTGGTTCCTGACCTTCGCCGTCATGCAGCTGCCGGTGGGG encodes the following:
- a CDS encoding carbonic anhydrase, which produces MQFAKPLPSYLVTRYHGWKATTYSDNQGWYRRLASEGQRPRAMVISCCDSRVHVTSIFGADQGEFFIHRNIANLVPPYQPDGDHHGTSATVEYAVTVLKVAHLIVLGHSQCGGVQGCIDMCKGHAPALDAKESFVGRWMDILKPKFSLVEDIEDIDTQARQFERQAVVASLENLMTFPFIDSAVRDGTLSLHGLWTDIGEGGLECYEPRSGNFQPV
- a CDS encoding leucyl aminopeptidase family protein, encoding MPSAKHPAFAKPDTASIALHVLSQESCESWLAKASAETANWARANGFNGAIGQVLTLPGKDGQPRQALVGYGTEKDRTRRRFILASALSKLPKGTYHLAEGIAQKDRPAECLGWLLAQYRFDRYKSGRDAEAHLIAPEGVDNARLEALAAGEFLTRDLINTPAADMGPAELQNAAQALADRHGASLDVIADQDLLTQNFPMIHTVGRASDRRPRLLEMRWGSTGPKLTLVGKGVCFDTGGLNLKPGSSMGLMKKDMGGAANVLGLAHMIMALQLPVALRVLIPAVENSVSANAFRPGDVLTARNGLTVEINNTDAEGRLVLADALAYAAEDTPDLLISMATLTGAARVAVGPDLAPFYTDVDADADAIGAAAAAVADPVWRMPFHAPYEAMIEPQIADLDNAPSGGFAGSITAALFLRRFAGEHRYMHFDIYGWTPSAAPARPKGGALQGARAVFEALPQMLKL
- a CDS encoding C40 family peptidase, with the protein product MDPRRTPANDRVIAAHLALDPDGRQIVGGQPAQICLPVVNLLRRPDGPRDRQLLLGAEVTIYGAHDGWAFVQAAADRYVGYVPTSSLEQPTDPVTHQVCTAATHAYSAADMKSADLCSLSHSSRLRVSSLGSKFAETNHGYVPLHHLRPISQPDRDPVAVAQLFLGTPYLWGGNSRWGIDCSGLVQAAMLACGVACPGDSNQQERELGDNIPLGNTAVPSDLRRGDLLFWKGHVALMQDPETMIHANAYHMAVALEPVADAVERIMSQGDGPITSHRRVIL
- a CDS encoding DUF3095 domain-containing protein; its protein translation is MTQDGFYQSLSPSRDFAGLTRAGAFTPLPRDWMVGCCDIVNSTDLIASGRYKTVNTIGASVIAAMINALQGVPFPYVFGGDGASFAVGPEHADIARDTLARLRSWASAEFDIDLRAALLPVSWIRAEGLDVAVARYAVSEAADYAMFAGGGLNWAERQMKHGGFEVPPAPLPDPPDLTGLSCRWNTIPARNGLILSVVVQPEPTASAKDFAKIAGDILAVADQLQRNGHPVPEGGPSFSFPPPGLTLEAKISRGKTALILRKAQLFIQTTLAAYALSRKRPLGSFDAQHYRRMLVANADFRKFDDGLKLTLDCPPHVRDDITRILEKAATAGHARYGLHEQDEALVTCIVPSAMRDDHVHFIDGASGGYTQAALRMAASDRATA